A genomic region of Branchiostoma lanceolatum isolate klBraLanc5 chromosome 4, klBraLanc5.hap2, whole genome shotgun sequence contains the following coding sequences:
- the LOC136433329 gene encoding AP-4 complex subunit mu-1-like isoform X1, with amino-acid sequence MISQFVILSQHGDILLFKDYRGDVGKDSPELFLQKIRDLSGGLAPPTFHHDGINYLHVKHNSLFFMATTRSNLSPFMVIELINRVASLCKDYCGVLSEEAIRLNFPLVYEILDEVIDFGYPQGTSTDMLKAYMENSPVLVREGTTPGLFGAERRMVPSTAANKSIMGTAISQGRKNEIFVDVLERLTVLISTSGSVLRADIDGTIQMKSFLVGVPEIKMGLSEDLTVGKEDKRGYHSHAHVDECSFHESVDLSEFGQSRVLTIHPPQGEFPVMKYQASGDLPSLLPFRLFPTVNDQDSGRDMELVLKLRCDVPSTSHAVNVMVRVPVPKATTSVSHQLSGPGQNVEFKAQEHVVAWSIKKFQGATELTARFKLAVANRTPSTRLELGPVSLNFELPMYICSRLQIRFLRLFDHEQSYVAYRWVRYVTHSDSYVIRI; translated from the exons ATGATTTCACAGTTTGTCATCCTATCTCAGCACGGGGACATCCTACTCTTCAAAGACT ACAGAGGTGATGTAGGGAAGGATTCCCCAGAGCTGTTCCTGCAGAAAATAAGAGACTTATCTGGTGGACTGGCACCTCCAACATTT CATCATGATGGCATCAACTACCTCCATGTTAAACACAACAGCCTGTTCTTCATGGCCACAACCAGGAGTAACTTGTCACCATTCATGGTTATCGAACTCATCAATAG AGTGGCGAGCTTGTGTAAGGATTATTGTGGGGTCCTGTCAGAGGAGGCCATCAGACTTAACTTCCCTCTGGTGTATGAAATACTAGATGAAGTCATT GATTTTGGCTACCCACAAGGTACTTCCACAGACATGCTGAAAGCGTACATGGAAAATAGTCCTGTACTGGTGAGAGAGGGCACCACTCCAGGCTTG TTTGGTGCTGAGAGAAGAATGGTCCCTTCCACTGCAGCCAACAAGTCTATCATGGGAACAGCCATTAGTCAG GGGAGGAAGAATGAGATCTTTGTGGATGTGTTGGAGAGATTAACTGTGCTGATCAGTACCAGT GGAAGTGTGCTGCGTGCAGACATTGATGGCACCATACAGATGAAAAGCTTCCTGGTTGGTGTTCCAG AAATCAAGATGGGACTAAGTGAAGATCTGACGGTGGGGAAAGAAGACAAAAGGG GTTATCACAGCCATGCCCACGTTGACGAGTGTAGCTTCCACGAGAGTGTGGACCTGTCTGAGTTTGGACAGAGCAGGGTGCTGACTATCCACCCTCCACAGGGAGAG TTCCCAGTGATGAAGTACCAGGCATCAGGAGACCTGCCTTCCCTGCTGCCCTTCCGACTCTTCCCAACAGTCAATGACCAGGACAGCGGCAG gGACATGGAGCTGGTGCTGAAGCTTCGCTGTGATGTTCCTTCTACAAG TCACGCTGTCAATGTGATGGTCAGAGTCCCTGTTCCAAAGGCAACAACCAG TGTGTCACACCAGCTGAGTGGCCCAGGTCAAAATGTAGAGTTCAAGGCACAGGAACATGTGGTAGCTTGGAGCATAAAGAAATTCCAAGGTGCCACAGAGCTCACAGCCAGATTTAAG CTGGCAGTTGCAAACAGAACACCATCCACCAGATTGGAGCTAGGTCCAGTTAGCCTGAACTTTGAACTGCCCATGTACATCTGCTCCCGTCTGCAAATTAGATTTTTGAGATTGTTTGACCACGAACAGTCGTATGTTGCTTACCGCTGGGTGCGTTATGTCACTCACTCAGACTCGTATGTTATAAGAATATGA
- the LOC136433329 gene encoding AP-4 complex subunit mu-1-like isoform X2, translated as MISQFVILSQHGDILLFKDYRGDVGKDSPELFLQKIRDLSGGLAPPTFHHDGINYLHVKHNSLFFMATTRSNLSPFMVIELINRVASLCKDYCGVLSEEAIRLNFPLVYEILDEVIDFGYPQGTSTDMLKAYMENSPVLVREGTTPGLFGAERRMVPSTAANKSIMGTAISQGRKNEIFVDVLERLTVLISTSGSVLRADIDGTIQMKSFLVGVPEIKMGLSEDLTVGKEDKRGYHSHAHVDECSFHESVDLSEFGQSRVLTIHPPQGEFPVMKYQASGDLPSLLPFRLFPTVNDQDSGRDMELVLKLRCDVPSTSHAVNVMVRVPVPKATTSWQLQTEHHPPDWS; from the exons ATGATTTCACAGTTTGTCATCCTATCTCAGCACGGGGACATCCTACTCTTCAAAGACT ACAGAGGTGATGTAGGGAAGGATTCCCCAGAGCTGTTCCTGCAGAAAATAAGAGACTTATCTGGTGGACTGGCACCTCCAACATTT CATCATGATGGCATCAACTACCTCCATGTTAAACACAACAGCCTGTTCTTCATGGCCACAACCAGGAGTAACTTGTCACCATTCATGGTTATCGAACTCATCAATAG AGTGGCGAGCTTGTGTAAGGATTATTGTGGGGTCCTGTCAGAGGAGGCCATCAGACTTAACTTCCCTCTGGTGTATGAAATACTAGATGAAGTCATT GATTTTGGCTACCCACAAGGTACTTCCACAGACATGCTGAAAGCGTACATGGAAAATAGTCCTGTACTGGTGAGAGAGGGCACCACTCCAGGCTTG TTTGGTGCTGAGAGAAGAATGGTCCCTTCCACTGCAGCCAACAAGTCTATCATGGGAACAGCCATTAGTCAG GGGAGGAAGAATGAGATCTTTGTGGATGTGTTGGAGAGATTAACTGTGCTGATCAGTACCAGT GGAAGTGTGCTGCGTGCAGACATTGATGGCACCATACAGATGAAAAGCTTCCTGGTTGGTGTTCCAG AAATCAAGATGGGACTAAGTGAAGATCTGACGGTGGGGAAAGAAGACAAAAGGG GTTATCACAGCCATGCCCACGTTGACGAGTGTAGCTTCCACGAGAGTGTGGACCTGTCTGAGTTTGGACAGAGCAGGGTGCTGACTATCCACCCTCCACAGGGAGAG TTCCCAGTGATGAAGTACCAGGCATCAGGAGACCTGCCTTCCCTGCTGCCCTTCCGACTCTTCCCAACAGTCAATGACCAGGACAGCGGCAG gGACATGGAGCTGGTGCTGAAGCTTCGCTGTGATGTTCCTTCTACAAG TCACGCTGTCAATGTGATGGTCAGAGTCCCTGTTCCAAAGGCAACAACCAG CTGGCAGTTGCAAACAGAACACCATCCACCAGATTGGAGCTAG
- the LOC136433331 gene encoding glycoprotein hormone beta-5-like isoform X1 has translation MTLKTMFSDRMHLSVLTFSLCAGGLLLLGAVLPSQADPSLGCDVWRDVSLYAEKEGCERQQISVDACKGRCDTWQIPHLTPPFRTSSHTVCTYERVETRTTQLQNCQPGVDPTYVYHNAVSCRCAMCHAHNTSCETLV, from the exons ATGACTCTGAAG ACGATGTTTTCTGACCGTATGCACCTGTCCGTGCTGACCTTCTCCCTGTGTGCTGGAGGTCTGCTCCTCCTGGGCGCCGTCCTGCCCAGCCAGGCCGACCCGTCTCTGGGCTGTGACGTCTGGAGAGACGTGTCGCTCTACGCCGAGAAGGAGGGATGCGAGCGGCAACAAATCAGTGTAGACGCTTGCAAAGGCCGCTGTGATACTTGGCAG ATTCCACACCTGACGCCGCCGTTCCGGACGTCCAGCCACACGGTGTGCACGTACGAGCGGGTGGAGACCAGGACCACGCAGCTGCAGAACTGCCAGCCAGGTGTCGACCCCACCTACGTCTATCACAACGCCGTGTCCTGCAGGTGCGCCATGTGCCACGCCCACAACACGTCCTGCGAAACGTTAGTTTGA
- the LOC136433331 gene encoding glycoprotein hormone beta-5-like isoform X2, translated as MFSDRMHLSVLTFSLCAGGLLLLGAVLPSQADPSLGCDVWRDVSLYAEKEGCERQQISVDACKGRCDTWQIPHLTPPFRTSSHTVCTYERVETRTTQLQNCQPGVDPTYVYHNAVSCRCAMCHAHNTSCETLV; from the exons ATGTTTTCTGACCGTATGCACCTGTCCGTGCTGACCTTCTCCCTGTGTGCTGGAGGTCTGCTCCTCCTGGGCGCCGTCCTGCCCAGCCAGGCCGACCCGTCTCTGGGCTGTGACGTCTGGAGAGACGTGTCGCTCTACGCCGAGAAGGAGGGATGCGAGCGGCAACAAATCAGTGTAGACGCTTGCAAAGGCCGCTGTGATACTTGGCAG ATTCCACACCTGACGCCGCCGTTCCGGACGTCCAGCCACACGGTGTGCACGTACGAGCGGGTGGAGACCAGGACCACGCAGCTGCAGAACTGCCAGCCAGGTGTCGACCCCACCTACGTCTATCACAACGCCGTGTCCTGCAGGTGCGCCATGTGCCACGCCCACAACACGTCCTGCGAAACGTTAGTTTGA
- the LOC136433336 gene encoding thyrostimulin alpha-2 subunit-like has product MQRLLSWVLLLTILLSSSDTGRAQAPWYRPGCHLVGVDKTVEVPGCQRQTVRVNACRGYCESVAFPSSGTTRQGSSGNHVITSRATCCDIASTHVVNFSLRCGSLLVPKTLYSAASCACSICDDNP; this is encoded by the exons ATGCAGAGACTACTGTCGTGGGTACTTCTGCTGACGATACTTCTGTCTTCATCCGACACGGGCAGGGCACAGGCCCCCTGGTACAGGCCTGGCTGTCATCTTGTAG GAGTTGACAAAACCGTGGAGGTGCCCGGGTGCCAGAGACAGACTGTCCGAGTGAACGCATGTAGAGGCTACTGTGAGTCCGTGGCCTTCCCGTCCTCCGGCACCACACGGCAAGGGTCGAGCGGGAACCACGTCATCACGTCCAGGGCAACCTGCTGCGACATCGCCTCCACACATGTG GTGAACTTCTCCCTGCGCTGTGGAAGTCTGCTGGTCCCCAAAACCCTCTACTCGGCCGCCAGCTGTGCCTGTAGCATCTGCGACGACAACCCGTGA